A part of Neodiprion pinetum isolate iyNeoPine1 chromosome 4, iyNeoPine1.2, whole genome shotgun sequence genomic DNA contains:
- the LOC124217952 gene encoding homeobox protein PKNOX2 isoform X2, producing the protein MQEGSTAVALAMVTPGYDQDPASGVADYTTHQDQAQFEADKRAVYKHPLFPLLALLFERCEQATQSSDNSTSESFNMDIQAFVQHQERDRKPFLINDPEIDGLMIKAIQVLRIHLLELEKVQELCKDFCNRYITCLKGKMQSENLLRSDYSHQGHDMGPSSGSNGSSPLQVLSSTGNDVESGANGLGVSGGDPLLESSAGILAIHGERGNDRPSSTRSSSATQHSNRSSSQDNDDPPSPSMVHGSTPLSQIGAHPNASANDMYLGQGSPSPAPSEDEDEGCGTTTSGHSGGHSSARKGRQKRGVLPKQATSIMRSWLFQHLVHPYPTEDEKRQIASQTNLTLLQVNNWFINARRRILQPMLDGAGAEAIPRAGKRHKVAKHIAQQQQPQSQQQQSGWQSEDSGSDSGTSDGEIDVDRTKDGNDSDEDDLH; encoded by the exons ATGCAAGAAGGTAGCACCGCAGTGGCGCTAGCAATGGTCACCCCTGGCTACGATCAGGACCCTGCAAGCGGGGTAGCTGACTATACGACACATCAAGACCAAGCTCAGTTTGAGGCAGACAAAAGGGCTGTCTATAAACATCCTCTATTCCCGTTATTAGCGTTACTCTTTGAAAGATGCGAGCAAGCAACGCAAAGCTCGGACAATTCAACATCAGAAAGTTTCAACATGGACATTCAGGCGTTTGTCCAACATCAAGAAAGAGACCGAAAACCATTCCTAATCAATGACCCAGAGATTGATGGTCTG ATGATCAAGGCCATACAGGTGCTACGAATTCATCTTCTAGAATTGGAAAAAGTTCAGGAACTCTGCAAAGACTTTTGCAACAGGTACATAACGTGTCTAAAGGGCAAAATGCAGAGCGAGAATCTACTTCGCAGCGACTACAGTCATCAGGGACACGATATGGGCCCTTCGAGTGGCAGCAACGGAAGCAGCCCTCTACAG GTGCTGTCATCTACAGGCAATGATGTTGAGTCGGGAGCTAACGGACTCGGAGTGAGCGGGGGGGATCCACTGTTGGAGAGTAGCGCGGGTATTTTGGCGATTCACGGAGAGAGGGGTAACGACCGTCCCTCTTCCACGCGATCGTCATCCGCCACTCAACACTCAAACAGATCTAGCAGCCAAGACAACGATGATCCACCCTCGCCATCGATGGTCCATGGTAGCACTCCCCTTTCACAGATCGGGGCTCACCCTAATGCATCTGCAAATGACATGTATCTCGGTCAAG GCTCCCCATCTCCAGCACCGAGtgaagacgaagacgaaggTTGTGGTACAACAACTTCCGGTCATAGTGGCGGTCACAGTAGCGCTAGGAAGGGAAGACAAAAACGAGGAGTCCTCCCTAAACAAGCCACCAGTATTATGCGGTCTTGGCTTTTCCAACACTTGGTT caTCCATATCCAACGGAAGATGAAAAACGACAAATTGCAAGCCAAACGAACCTAACGCTTCTTCAAGTTAATAACTGGTTCATTAATGCCAGGCGACGAATTTTACAACCGATGTTAGATGGTGCAGGAGCAGAGGCGATACCTCGTGCTGGCAAGCGACATAAAGTTGCTAAGCACATCGCACAGCAACAGCAACCACAAAGCCAACAACAACAGTCAGGCTGGCAGTCGGAAGATTCAGGGAGTGATTCAGGTACCAGCGATGGCGAAATTGATGTCGATAGAACTAAGGATGGCAATGATAGCGACGAAGACGATCTTCACTGA
- the LOC124217951 gene encoding leucine-rich repeat neuronal protein 1 encodes MVSYHRLLSGRARGLDRSPILMFAQQFSVTFDQNTMIFQIFFLFFLSHGIRGENTNNTTAKVTVAPTQGNMCQVCTCTDGIVNCSSRNLEDHFEDDNWPTEPLLEVSFAKNSFVHVRAFPKVSVNRLILRENSINTIDEGAFLELRNLTELDLSHNQLTTPLLGPHVFRGRFSPVAYEPLPKMKVLNLAYNALHSLHRDLFEHLGSLTVLSLEGNPFMNIDDPTVDALSYLSYLEELTLSYCDLDDLPEHVFHTPKFLKRVDLTGNKFSSPPLALEDGRALEWVALDENPIKVINENNAFPIMANLKELSLCCMHNLTAIGAGAFSGLTGLEVLHIEGCPQLEVIDENALASKHELGIEWPPLKKLQLADNALHYLPAKLIGRWDKLVDLDLHNNKWGCDCKNQFLVESLLPSLGDRLMGENANDLTCSTPQEHEGKNLTSLSTRHLRCVDLYNARPERDATVLVGILIGVLLAVPVTLAVFVFWRRGFFFYNSQGPATFSRAFYKRADRDEDF; translated from the exons ATGGTATCTTATCACAGGTTGTTATCAGGGAGGGCCCGGGGACTTGATAGAAGCCCGATTTTAATGTTCGCTCAACAGTTCAGTGTTACGTTTGATCAAAACAccatgatttttcaaatatttttcctattttttttatcccatgGAATTCGGGGTGAGAATACTAATAATACCACGGCGAAAGTCACAGTCGCTCCGACCCAAGGGAATATGTGCCAAGTTTGCACCTGCACAG ATGGCATAGTGAATTGTAGTAGCAGAAATCTGGAGGATCACTTCGAAGATGATAATTGGCCGACGGAACCACTGTTGGAAGTttcatttgcaaaaaattctttcgtaCATGTGAGAGCTTTTCCGAAAGTTAGCGTCAACAGGCTAATACTCCGGGAAAACAGTATCAACACAATTGACGAAGGGGCTTTTCTCGAGTTGAGAAATTTAACCGAGCTTGATCTCAGCCACAACCAGTTGACTACGCCTCTACTGGGTCCGCATGTATTTAGG GGTCGGTTTTCGCCAGTGGCTTACGAGCCCCTTCCAAAAATGAAGGTCCTCAATCTGGCTTACAACGCGCTCCACAGTCTTCATCGGGATCTCTTCGAGCATTTGGGAAGTTTAACGGTTCTCTCGCTCGAAGGAAACCCATTTATGAACATTGATGACCCGACCGTTGATGCACTCAGTTATTTATCCTATCTAGAAGAACTCACCCTGAGCTACTGCGACCTCGACGATTTGCCCGAGCACGTATTTCACACCCCTAA GTTCTTGAAAAGGGTAGACTTGACTGGAAACAAGTTCAGCTCGCCTCCGCTTGCTCTCGAGGATGGCAGAGCCTTGGAGTGGGTGGCCTTGGACGAAAATCCCATTAAAGTCATCAACGAGAACAACGCCTTTCCGATAATGGCAAACCTCAAGGAACTGAGTCTCTGCTGCATGCACAATTTGACTGCCATTGGAGCCGGTGCTTTTTCGGGTTTGACCGGTCTCGAAGTTCTCCACATCGAAGGATGTCCTCAGCTCGAAGTCATCGACGAGAACGCGTTGGCATCAAAG CATGAATTAGGGATCGAGTGGCCACCACTAAAGAAACTTCAGTTGGCTGACAACGCTCTGCATTATTTGCCAGCTAAGCTGATCGGAAGATGGGACAAACTGGTGGACCTTGACCTGCACAACAACAAGTGGGGCTGTGATTGTAAAAACCAATTCCTG gTCGAGTCGCTCCTACCCAGTCTTGGCGATAGGTTGATGGGCGAGAATGCGAATGATCTGACTTGCTCGACACCACAAGAACATGAGGGAAAAAATCTGACCTCTCTCTCAACTCGTCATCTCCGTTGCGTTGATTTGTACAATGCAAGGCCGGAAAGAGACGCAACCGTTCTTGTTGGCATTTTAATCGGAGTTCTCCTTGCCGTTCCGGTAACTCTTGCTGTATTCGTATTTTGGAGACGAGGATTCTTCTTCTACAATTCTCAAGGCCCAGCGACGTTCTCTCGGGCATTCTACAAACGAGCTGATCGCGACGAAGACTTTtag
- the LOC124217952 gene encoding homeobox protein PKNOX2 isoform X1: MQEGSTAVALAMVTPGYDQDPASGVADYTTHQDQAQFEADKRAVYKHPLFPLLALLFERCEQATQSSDNSTSESFNMDIQAFVQHQERDRKPFLINDPEIDGLMIKAIQVLRIHLLELEKVQELCKDFCNRYITCLKGKMQSENLLRSDYSHQGHDMGPSSGSNGSSPLQVLSSTGNDVESGANGLGVSGGDPLLESSAGILAIHGERGNDRPSSTRSSSATQHSNRSSSQDNDDPPSPSMVHGSTPLSQIGAHPNASANDMYLGQDITVAGSPSPAPSEDEDEGCGTTTSGHSGGHSSARKGRQKRGVLPKQATSIMRSWLFQHLVHPYPTEDEKRQIASQTNLTLLQVNNWFINARRRILQPMLDGAGAEAIPRAGKRHKVAKHIAQQQQPQSQQQQSGWQSEDSGSDSGTSDGEIDVDRTKDGNDSDEDDLH, encoded by the exons ATGCAAGAAGGTAGCACCGCAGTGGCGCTAGCAATGGTCACCCCTGGCTACGATCAGGACCCTGCAAGCGGGGTAGCTGACTATACGACACATCAAGACCAAGCTCAGTTTGAGGCAGACAAAAGGGCTGTCTATAAACATCCTCTATTCCCGTTATTAGCGTTACTCTTTGAAAGATGCGAGCAAGCAACGCAAAGCTCGGACAATTCAACATCAGAAAGTTTCAACATGGACATTCAGGCGTTTGTCCAACATCAAGAAAGAGACCGAAAACCATTCCTAATCAATGACCCAGAGATTGATGGTCTG ATGATCAAGGCCATACAGGTGCTACGAATTCATCTTCTAGAATTGGAAAAAGTTCAGGAACTCTGCAAAGACTTTTGCAACAGGTACATAACGTGTCTAAAGGGCAAAATGCAGAGCGAGAATCTACTTCGCAGCGACTACAGTCATCAGGGACACGATATGGGCCCTTCGAGTGGCAGCAACGGAAGCAGCCCTCTACAG GTGCTGTCATCTACAGGCAATGATGTTGAGTCGGGAGCTAACGGACTCGGAGTGAGCGGGGGGGATCCACTGTTGGAGAGTAGCGCGGGTATTTTGGCGATTCACGGAGAGAGGGGTAACGACCGTCCCTCTTCCACGCGATCGTCATCCGCCACTCAACACTCAAACAGATCTAGCAGCCAAGACAACGATGATCCACCCTCGCCATCGATGGTCCATGGTAGCACTCCCCTTTCACAGATCGGGGCTCACCCTAATGCATCTGCAAATGACATGTATCTCGGTCAAG ATATTACTGTTGCAGGCTCCCCATCTCCAGCACCGAGtgaagacgaagacgaaggTTGTGGTACAACAACTTCCGGTCATAGTGGCGGTCACAGTAGCGCTAGGAAGGGAAGACAAAAACGAGGAGTCCTCCCTAAACAAGCCACCAGTATTATGCGGTCTTGGCTTTTCCAACACTTGGTT caTCCATATCCAACGGAAGATGAAAAACGACAAATTGCAAGCCAAACGAACCTAACGCTTCTTCAAGTTAATAACTGGTTCATTAATGCCAGGCGACGAATTTTACAACCGATGTTAGATGGTGCAGGAGCAGAGGCGATACCTCGTGCTGGCAAGCGACATAAAGTTGCTAAGCACATCGCACAGCAACAGCAACCACAAAGCCAACAACAACAGTCAGGCTGGCAGTCGGAAGATTCAGGGAGTGATTCAGGTACCAGCGATGGCGAAATTGATGTCGATAGAACTAAGGATGGCAATGATAGCGACGAAGACGATCTTCACTGA
- the bsh gene encoding brain-specific homeobox protein homolog — translation MQSTCPQQQQQPQNVSSASRTSFSIDDILSRSNVTPHSHHQLHHHLPHPQQHHYQQFASLLPGYPSAPPAAAFFLGPLFGGAGVGVGVGVVPGMNDLAALKHCRRRKARTVFSDQQLAGLEARFEAQRYLSTPERVELAAALHLSETQVKTWFQNRRMKHKKQLRKMNTSSGTNGSQSSGQQQQCGNQALSTTSPAERPVDFSLGGGRDSRASSDAPDSDEDEIDVLGDETPSPTGQILHLQTSRHVSSPPNFLQPPHPHSINLASSHQVHHSQQLQHQQHR, via the exons ATGCAGTCGACTTGTccgcaacagcagcagcagccccAAAATGTGTCTTCGGCAAGTCGTACGTCGTTTTCAATCGACGATATTCTCAGCAGAAGCAACGTTACTCCGCACAGTCATCATCAGCTCCATCATCATCTGCCTCACCCTCAACAGCACCATTATCAACAATTTGCCAGCCTTTTACCTGGTTATCCATCCGCCCCACCAGCGGCGGCGTTTTTTCTCGGGCCGCTTTTTGGCGGCGCGGGGGTTGGAGTTGGCGTGGGTGTGGTTCCCGGGATGAATGATCTCGCAGCATTGAAACACTGCCGACGGCGAAAAGCTCGAACG GTGTTCAGCGATCAGCAATTAGCCGGCCTAGAAGCCAGATTCGAGGCCCAGAGATACCTTAGCACTCCCGAGAGAGTTGAATTGGCGGCGGCGTTGCACCTTTCTGAAACACAGGTGAAAACGTGGTTCCAGAACCGTCGGATGAAGCACAAAAAGCagttgagaaaaatgaataccAGTTCTGGTACGAACGGTAGTCAATCTTCGGGTCAACAGCAGCAATGCGGAAATCAAGCTTTATCGACGACGTCGCCTGCTG AACGTCCCGTCGACTTCTCTTTGGGCGGCGGACGAGATTCGAGGGCGAGCAGCGACGCCCCTGACTCGGACGAAGACGAAATCGACGTTCTTGGCGACGAAACGCCGTCGCCAACGGGTCAGATTCTTCACCTGCAGACATCGCGCCATGTTTCGTCTCCCCCGAATTTCCTCCAACCGCCCCATCCCCATTCCATTAATCTAGCCAGCTCTCATCAGGTACATCACAGTCAGCAGCTACAGCACCAGCAGCATCGCTGA